From the Acidilutibacter cellobiosedens genome, one window contains:
- a CDS encoding exodeoxyribonuclease III has protein sequence MKLISWNVNGLRACMKKGFMDYFNRENSDIFCIQETKIQEGQVNLELEGYYKYWNYAVKKGYSGTAVFTKSKPISVKYGIEIDEYDQEGRVITLEFEKFYLIDAYTPNSRRELERLDYRMSWEDIFLKYMKRLDNSKPVILCGDLNVAHEEIDLKNPETNRKNAGFTDEERQKMTNMLESGFIDTFRYLYPQKEQAYTWWSYMRKARERNSGWRIDYFIISERLKDFLKDSIIHSDIMGSDHCPIVLEMSV, from the coding sequence GTGAAACTTATTTCTTGGAATGTGAATGGACTTAGAGCGTGTATGAAGAAAGGATTTATGGATTATTTCAATAGAGAGAATTCAGACATATTTTGTATTCAAGAGACTAAGATTCAAGAAGGGCAGGTAAATCTGGAATTAGAAGGTTACTATAAATATTGGAATTATGCGGTGAAAAAGGGCTATTCAGGTACGGCTGTATTTACAAAGTCCAAGCCTATATCAGTTAAATATGGAATTGAAATTGATGAATACGATCAGGAGGGTAGAGTTATAACTTTAGAATTTGAAAAATTTTATTTAATTGATGCTTATACTCCAAATTCCCGCAGAGAATTAGAGAGACTTGATTATAGGATGAGCTGGGAAGATATATTTCTAAAATATATGAAGAGATTAGATAATTCAAAACCCGTTATTTTATGTGGGGATCTTAATGTAGCCCATGAAGAAATAGATTTAAAAAATCCTGAAACAAATAGAAAAAATGCAGGATTTACAGATGAAGAAAGACAGAAGATGACTAATATGTTGGAAAGCGGATTTATTGATACTTTTAGATATCTATATCCACAGAAAGAACAAGCTTATACATGGTGGTCCTATATGAGAAAGGCAAGAGAAAGAAATTCCGGATGGAGAATTGATTATTTTATAATATCTGAAAGACTGAAGGACTTTTTAAAAGATTCCATCATTCATTCTGATATTATGGGAAGCGACCATTGCCCCATAGTATTGGAAATGTCCGTATAG
- a CDS encoding phosphoglycerate dehydrogenase: MKALITEKFDEEKLNKLRSLGYDIIVEKEDDVKFSENIKDIEVLSCFAVFQSLDISLLKNLKFIQLFSAGINQVPLDLIRDRGILLANNRGGYSIPISEWIVLKILEMVKKSREFYENQHKKEWKVNTRLSEIYGKTIGFIGTGDIAKEGAKRIKSFGTTVLGLNTTGRDVEHFDKCYKTENIKEMVSMCDVVVVSMPYTDKTYHLINKDVIGSMKDGVYIVNISRGNIINEQDLILGLKEGKIGGAALDVFEEEPLKKESPLWDMKNVIITPHNSWVSEMVKERRFYIVYENFKRYISGEKIINLVDLNKGY; encoded by the coding sequence ATGAAAGCTTTAATAACCGAAAAATTTGATGAGGAGAAATTGAATAAACTAAGAAGTTTAGGATATGACATAATTGTAGAAAAAGAAGACGATGTAAAATTTTCAGAGAATATTAAGGACATAGAAGTTCTTTCATGTTTTGCTGTTTTCCAATCTCTTGATATTTCATTGTTGAAGAACTTAAAATTTATACAGCTTTTTAGTGCAGGAATAAATCAAGTGCCTTTGGATTTAATAAGGGACAGGGGAATATTATTAGCTAATAACAGAGGGGGATACAGCATTCCTATATCGGAATGGATAGTGCTTAAAATTCTTGAGATGGTTAAAAAGAGCAGAGAATTTTATGAAAATCAGCACAAAAAAGAATGGAAAGTCAATACTAGGTTATCGGAAATATATGGCAAGACAATAGGCTTTATCGGCACAGGGGATATAGCCAAAGAAGGGGCGAAGAGAATTAAAAGTTTTGGAACAACTGTATTGGGCCTTAATACTACGGGGAGAGATGTAGAACATTTTGATAAATGTTATAAAACGGAGAATATTAAAGAAATGGTAAGTATGTGTGATGTGGTAGTAGTATCTATGCCTTATACAGATAAGACTTACCATTTAATAAACAAAGATGTGATTGGGAGCATGAAAGACGGAGTATATATTGTAAATATATCCAGGGGAAATATAATTAATGAGCAAGATTTGATATTGGGGTTAAAGGAAGGTAAAATTGGGGGAGCGGCATTGGATGTTTTTGAAGAAGAACCGCTAAAGAAAGAAAGTCCTCTTTGGGATATGAAAAATGTAATAATCACTCCTCATAACTCATGGGTATCGGAAATGGTAAAAGAAAGAAGATTTTATATAGTATATGAAAATTTTAAAAGATATATTTCCGGAGAGAAAATTATTAACTTAGTTGATTTAAATAAGGGATATTAG
- a CDS encoding SDR family NAD(P)-dependent oxidoreductase, protein MKLNNKVAIVTGAAAGMGEAIAKEFAKEGAKVVVNYSRSSQEAEAIVDEITKDGGEAIAVKADVSKSEDVKQMIEKTIDKFGKIDILVNNAGILDDYTPVVDTSEELWNRIIGVNLKGPFLCSKYAIPYMLKEKKGVIINLSSIAGFVSGGGGAAYTSSKHGVIGLTKQIAYDYGKLGIRANAICPGAIKTRMTEEILKNDDAPVMEAIKSVPAGRYGYPEEIAKLALFLASDDSDFIHGTPILIDGGWVAR, encoded by the coding sequence ATGAAATTAAATAATAAAGTAGCAATAGTTACTGGAGCCGCTGCAGGTATGGGCGAAGCAATAGCCAAGGAATTTGCTAAAGAAGGCGCAAAAGTAGTAGTAAACTATTCTCGTAGTTCACAAGAAGCCGAAGCCATCGTTGATGAAATAACAAAAGATGGAGGAGAAGCCATAGCAGTAAAAGCTGATGTTTCAAAATCCGAAGACGTAAAACAAATGATAGAGAAAACCATAGATAAGTTTGGAAAAATAGATATATTAGTAAATAATGCGGGAATACTGGATGATTATACTCCAGTAGTAGATACATCAGAAGAATTATGGAACAGAATAATAGGAGTAAATCTAAAAGGCCCATTTTTATGCTCCAAATATGCAATTCCCTACATGCTAAAGGAGAAAAAAGGAGTAATAATCAATTTATCTTCAATTGCAGGGTTTGTATCCGGAGGAGGCGGGGCAGCTTACACTTCTTCCAAACATGGAGTAATAGGGTTGACGAAACAGATTGCTTATGATTATGGAAAACTGGGAATAAGAGCAAATGCCATATGCCCCGGAGCCATAAAGACAAGAATGACAGAAGAAATATTGAAAAACGATGACGCTCCTGTCATGGAAGCGATAAAATCCGTTCCCGCCGGAAGATACGGATACCCCGAAGAAATCGCAAAGTTAGCATTATTCCTTGCAAGTGATGATTCGGATTTCATCCATGGAACACCTATTCTTATTGACGGAGGATGGGTTGCAAGATAA
- a CDS encoding tRNA 2-thiocytidine biosynthesis TtcA family protein produces the protein MLVPFSERKPLVEIERSIIKKYRKYLWSKFIKAIKEFDLIKDGDKIAVAVSGGKDSMLMAKLFQELRRNGNANFELKFIAMDPGYHPDIKKLLIDNCKYLNIPIDLFESDIFKITDKIAKDYPCYMCARMRRGALYRRASELGCNKLALGHHFNDVIETIMLNVLCSGNFKTMLPKLKSRNYEGMELIRPMYYIEEKYIKRFIQNSGIWPLNCACMVAAKRTGNKRYEIKELIEHLKENYKNADISIFKAAQNVNMDCILGWKKGEKKYSYLDFYDED, from the coding sequence ATATTGGTTCCCTTTAGTGAAAGAAAACCGTTAGTTGAAATAGAACGAAGCATAATTAAAAAGTACAGAAAATATTTATGGAGCAAATTTATAAAAGCTATTAAAGAATTTGATTTAATCAAAGACGGAGATAAAATCGCGGTAGCTGTTTCCGGAGGGAAAGACAGTATGCTTATGGCTAAATTGTTCCAGGAACTGAGACGAAACGGAAACGCTAATTTTGAATTGAAATTTATAGCAATGGACCCGGGATATCATCCGGATATAAAAAAATTATTAATAGATAATTGTAAATATTTAAATATACCAATAGATTTATTTGAATCAGACATATTTAAAATAACCGATAAAATAGCTAAGGATTATCCCTGCTATATGTGCGCGAGAATGAGGAGGGGAGCATTATATAGAAGAGCAAGTGAACTGGGATGTAATAAATTAGCTTTGGGACATCATTTCAATGATGTTATAGAAACCATTATGTTAAATGTTTTATGTTCGGGGAATTTTAAAACAATGCTTCCCAAACTTAAATCAAGAAATTATGAGGGAATGGAACTCATAAGGCCCATGTACTATATAGAGGAAAAATATATAAAAAGGTTTATCCAGAATAGCGGAATATGGCCCTTAAACTGTGCTTGTATGGTGGCTGCCAAAAGGACGGGAAATAAGCGTTATGAAATAAAAGAATTAATTGAGCATCTTAAAGAAAACTACAAAAATGCAGATATTTCTATATTTAAAGCAGCACAAAACGTGAATATGGATTGTATATTAGGATGGAAAAAAGGCGAAAAGAAATATTCATATCTGGATTTTTATGATGAGGATTAG
- the queF gene encoding preQ(1) synthase: protein MSERSEKELKDIKLLGNQGIKYKYDYDPSVLETFENKHQGNDYFVKFNCPEFTSVCPKTGQPDFATIYISYVPGKLMVESKSLKLYFFSFRNHGDFHEDCINMIMKDLINLLDPKYIEVWGKFTPRGGISIDPYCNYGRKGTKWEEVAEKRLFYHDMYPEKVDNR, encoded by the coding sequence ATGAGCGAAAGAAGTGAAAAGGAGTTAAAGGATATAAAATTGCTGGGGAATCAAGGAATTAAATATAAATACGATTATGACCCGTCAGTATTAGAGACATTTGAAAATAAGCACCAAGGGAATGATTATTTTGTAAAGTTTAATTGCCCGGAATTTACAAGCGTTTGTCCCAAAACAGGACAGCCGGATTTTGCTACTATATATATTTCCTACGTTCCTGGAAAGTTAATGGTTGAAAGCAAATCTTTAAAACTCTATTTTTTCAGTTTTAGAAATCATGGAGATTTTCATGAAGACTGTATTAACATGATAATGAAAGATTTGATAAACTTACTTGATCCAAAATATATTGAGGTATGGGGAAAATTCACACCAAGAGGCGGAATATCCATTGATCCCTATTGTAATTATGGAAGAAAGGGAACTAAATGGGAAGAGGTAGCGGAAAAGAGACTATTCTATCATGACATGTATCCTGAAAAGGTAGACAACAGATAG
- a CDS encoding QueT transporter family protein, with translation MKIKSNTQKIAISGVFMALYIVLMYFTQNFAFGQYQIRIATSLYAFAGVYPFLILPMGIGNMVSNMIMGGLGIFDIIGGLIVGIVTTSGIYMIKRFNLNDWFIALPIIFGPGLIVPIWLSFILNVPYKILAVSLCTGQVIPSIVGVIMVKEFKKRLK, from the coding sequence ATGAAAATTAAATCGAATACTCAAAAAATAGCTATATCGGGAGTTTTTATGGCCCTTTATATCGTGCTCATGTACTTTACTCAGAATTTTGCCTTCGGCCAATATCAGATCAGGATAGCAACATCCCTTTATGCTTTTGCCGGAGTGTATCCTTTCCTTATACTGCCTATGGGAATAGGAAATATGGTAAGTAATATGATTATGGGAGGATTAGGAATATTTGATATAATAGGAGGGCTAATAGTTGGGATTGTTACTACATCGGGAATTTATATGATTAAACGTTTTAATTTAAATGATTGGTTTATAGCCCTTCCCATAATATTTGGTCCGGGGCTAATTGTGCCTATATGGCTTTCCTTTATACTGAACGTACCTTATAAAATATTGGCGGTAAGTTTATGTACAGGTCAGGTTATTCCGTCAATAGTCGGAGTTATAATGGTTAAAGAATTTAAAAAGAGATTAAAATAA
- a CDS encoding TrmH family RNA methyltransferase — protein sequence MTIALKKYKKDYSYSYALGEFPTIELINSKPDKAIKVLVNSNYKGSKGQPDIYDFCKDKDIQTETNDKFFTRISPKENCYVIGIFEKYDLFLQEDKSHIVLVNPSNMGNMGTIIRTMVGFGINNLAIVSPGVDIFDPKVIRASMGAFFKLNFKYYNSFDEYKNSFPGHHIYTFMLNGASTIKDIKHNADQKFSLVFGNEAKGLDDSFLKEGTSVVIKHTNNIDSLNLPIAVGIAIYEFSKKNIY from the coding sequence ATGACAATAGCTTTGAAAAAATATAAAAAAGATTATAGTTATTCTTATGCCCTGGGAGAGTTTCCCACTATCGAATTAATTAATTCAAAACCGGATAAGGCCATTAAAGTATTGGTAAATTCAAATTATAAAGGAAGTAAAGGGCAGCCGGATATATATGATTTTTGTAAGGATAAGGATATACAAACTGAAACAAACGATAAATTTTTTACAAGAATAAGCCCTAAGGAAAATTGTTATGTTATAGGAATATTTGAAAAATATGATTTATTTTTGCAAGAAGATAAATCCCATATTGTATTAGTAAATCCAAGTAATATGGGTAATATGGGAACAATCATCAGAACTATGGTAGGGTTTGGAATAAATAACTTAGCAATTGTAAGTCCGGGGGTTGATATATTCGATCCTAAAGTTATAAGGGCATCTATGGGTGCATTTTTTAAACTAAACTTTAAATATTATAATTCCTTTGACGAATATAAAAATTCTTTTCCCGGCCATCATATATATACATTTATGCTTAACGGAGCTTCAACAATAAAGGATATAAAGCATAATGCCGATCAGAAATTTTCCTTGGTTTTTGGAAATGAGGCTAAAGGTTTGGATGATAGTTTTTTAAAGGAAGGGACAAGTGTTGTCATAAAGCATACTAATAATATAGATTCTTTGAATCTTCCCATTGCAGTTGGAATTGCAATATATGAGTTTTCAAAGAAAAATATTTATTGA
- a CDS encoding ribonuclease Z, giving the protein MIDIALLGCGGSMPIPNRYLSSVLMNYNGEKILVDCGEGTQVSMKILKWGFKTIGTICISHGHGDHIIGLPGLLATIGNSGRTEPMTIIGPEGITHIINGLRTVVPYLPYKINIIENPDGKLNIIKDMTIEVLKLDHSSPCIGYSFYIKRKPKFEPERAIKNEIPKNLWKILQDGETAIYNDKVYEPNMVLGKKRKGIKISYITDTRPIDAIPDFIRESDLFICEGSYGDKEDLEKAIKNKHMTFEEAAKLALRGNVKELLLTHFNPSMSEPELYKYNAESVFPNSIIGYDRLTRTLKFSEDD; this is encoded by the coding sequence ATGATAGATATAGCATTATTAGGCTGCGGAGGCAGTATGCCCATACCGAACAGGTATCTTTCTTCGGTTCTTATGAATTATAACGGAGAAAAAATTTTGGTGGACTGCGGAGAAGGAACTCAGGTATCCATGAAAATATTAAAATGGGGTTTTAAAACTATTGGCACCATATGTATAAGCCACGGTCATGGGGACCATATAATAGGGCTTCCTGGACTTCTTGCAACCATAGGAAACAGCGGAAGAACGGAGCCTATGACCATAATAGGTCCGGAAGGAATAACCCATATAATAAATGGCTTAAGAACCGTAGTTCCTTATTTACCCTATAAAATAAACATAATAGAAAATCCTGACGGAAAATTAAATATTATTAAAGATATGACAATCGAGGTATTAAAATTAGATCATTCGTCTCCATGTATAGGATACAGCTTTTATATAAAAAGAAAACCGAAATTTGAACCGGAGAGAGCGATAAAAAACGAAATTCCGAAGAATCTGTGGAAAATTCTCCAAGATGGGGAAACTGCAATTTACAACGATAAAGTATACGAACCCAATATGGTTCTGGGCAAGAAGAGGAAAGGAATTAAAATAAGCTATATTACTGATACAAGACCAATTGATGCTATACCTGATTTTATACGGGAAAGTGACTTGTTTATATGTGAAGGAAGTTATGGAGATAAAGAGGATTTGGAAAAGGCCATAAAGAATAAACATATGACTTTTGAAGAGGCAGCCAAATTAGCACTTAGGGGAAACGTGAAAGAGCTTTTGCTCACTCACTTTAATCCTTCCATGAGTGAACCGGAATTATATAAATATAATGCGGAATCTGTTTTCCCCAATTCTATAATAGGGTATGACAGGCTGACAAGAACTTTAAAATTTTCGGAAGATGATTGA
- a CDS encoding DUF4367 domain-containing protein, translated as MKNYFGSEKVVRFNDDEYKELLKLGSILENKDFSKKSDKRMVYIKTLKNINNCGGDRIMRKSNKTKKFAVAASVAVICFSLMQTSFAQDLLAKIVNSISLKHINVEQIEEPETYQIPEELKGKIFDKDGNPIKEFSKSYADDGVYTADGEKIVDFKDGKIITESDEVNNREDNYMIVKDQEKLNDYTCFKVILPQYLPEGYEFDRAEFYKGENGVVKDSKYIDLYFVNKETGKQIFMQQRFADEETAYSMSTGDKIEKVKINGIDAIISDGGNIDWENNGVLYSMHMHGKDISRSEIIKAAESVK; from the coding sequence ATGAAAAATTATTTTGGTTCAGAAAAAGTAGTCAGATTTAATGATGATGAGTACAAAGAACTTTTGAAGCTGGGCAGTATTTTAGAAAACAAGGACTTCAGCAAAAAGAGTGATAAAAGAATGGTTTATATCAAGACCTTAAAAAATATTAATAATTGTGGAGGAGATAGAATAATGAGAAAATCAAATAAAACTAAAAAATTTGCCGTTGCAGCATCAGTTGCGGTAATATGTTTTTCCTTGATGCAGACATCCTTTGCTCAAGATCTGCTGGCGAAAATAGTAAACAGCATATCTTTAAAACATATTAATGTTGAACAAATCGAAGAACCGGAGACATACCAGATCCCGGAAGAATTAAAAGGCAAAATTTTTGATAAAGACGGAAATCCTATAAAAGAGTTTTCAAAATCTTATGCTGATGATGGAGTATATACGGCTGATGGAGAAAAAATTGTTGACTTTAAAGACGGAAAGATAATAACTGAATCTGATGAAGTTAATAATAGAGAAGATAACTATATGATAGTTAAGGATCAAGAAAAATTAAATGATTATACCTGCTTTAAGGTTATTCTTCCACAGTATTTGCCGGAAGGCTACGAATTTGACAGGGCAGAATTCTATAAAGGTGAAAACGGAGTTGTAAAAGACAGCAAATATATCGATCTATATTTTGTCAATAAGGAAACGGGGAAACAGATTTTTATGCAGCAGAGGTTTGCCGATGAAGAAACCGCTTATTCAATGTCTACTGGTGATAAGATAGAAAAAGTGAAGATCAATGGCATAGATGCTATAATCTCCGATGGAGGAAATATTGATTGGGAAAATAACGGAGTGCTTTATTCAATGCATATGCATGGAAAAGATATCTCAAGAAGTGAAATAATAAAAGCTGCGGAATCTGTTAAATAG
- a CDS encoding ECF subfamily RNA polymerase sigma factor, BldN family: MQQSVLANTLNNREMKEKLCEERDFEYIFETYYKRVYNYIYYRINCKCSAEDLTSQVFEKVMIKIDTYSEKKSPFETWLFSIARNIVNDYFRSLKRHKFFSLDSIKELISKEKTPEEILEVSETNDKLLEALQGLNSKERNIIALKFGGSLKNKEIAEILNITETNVGVMLYRSMKKLRAEMERED; this comes from the coding sequence ATGCAACAATCCGTTTTAGCTAATACTTTAAATAATAGGGAAATGAAAGAGAAATTGTGTGAAGAGAGAGATTTTGAATATATCTTTGAAACCTATTATAAAAGGGTTTACAACTATATATACTACAGAATTAATTGTAAATGCTCAGCAGAAGATTTAACAAGTCAGGTGTTTGAAAAGGTGATGATCAAGATAGATACATATTCTGAAAAGAAATCACCCTTTGAAACATGGCTATTTTCAATAGCGAGAAATATAGTAAATGATTATTTTAGAAGTCTTAAAAGACACAAGTTTTTTTCTCTTGATTCTATAAAAGAACTGATATCGAAGGAAAAAACTCCGGAAGAGATATTAGAAGTGTCAGAAACTAATGATAAGCTTTTAGAGGCCTTACAGGGCCTAAATTCAAAGGAGAGAAACATTATAGCCCTTAAATTCGGAGGAAGTTTAAAAAATAAAGAAATTGCGGAAATATTGAATATAACGGAAACTAACGTAGGGGTAATGCTTTATAGATCTATGAAGAAATTAAGAGCGGAAATGGAAAGAGAGGATTAA
- a CDS encoding amidohydrolase family protein, whose translation MKLLKLKGIIDGKSDNLIEKDCILIEGERIEHVGTIDDFGQLDDVQVMDLRNYYAMAGMIDCHTHLSVIPELGDQIGQLKIPASRNILRSLNNIKADFKAGTTTMRVMGEENYIDIEIKNAINEGLINGPSILASGIGLTSINGHGYALTSTDGLEEIRKRARINFHKGADQLKIFVTGGVSSEGSVLNKSSYSLEEIETAVYESERAGKYVCAHAHGGEGIDLCIKAGVKSIEHGTLLTDKQIEKMIKNNMWLTITSFIIFSDKGVGYGDRNNSKIREKLEKVRDIAKENYSRIVSSGINFVLGTDSMHGCLPEEVKFVTDLGVSNIEGIKAVTGRAAEACGIDEIGTIEKGKIADLIILKRNPVEDIEALKEIFLIIKKGKIVEDYL comes from the coding sequence TTGAAATTATTAAAACTGAAGGGAATAATTGACGGAAAATCCGACAATTTAATAGAAAAGGATTGCATACTTATAGAAGGCGAAAGAATTGAACATGTAGGAACAATTGATGATTTTGGACAATTGGATGATGTTCAAGTAATGGACTTAAGGAATTACTATGCCATGGCAGGTATGATAGACTGTCATACTCATCTGTCTGTAATACCGGAACTTGGTGACCAGATAGGACAATTGAAGATACCGGCTTCTCGAAATATATTAAGAAGTTTGAATAATATCAAAGCTGATTTTAAGGCAGGAACAACTACTATGAGAGTGATGGGAGAAGAAAATTATATAGATATCGAAATAAAAAACGCAATTAATGAAGGATTGATAAACGGACCTTCAATACTTGCATCCGGCATAGGTTTGACATCTATTAACGGACACGGGTATGCTCTTACATCGACGGATGGGTTGGAAGAGATAAGAAAAAGGGCAAGAATAAATTTTCATAAAGGGGCAGATCAACTGAAAATATTTGTTACAGGGGGAGTAAGCAGTGAAGGAAGTGTGTTAAACAAATCCAGTTATTCTCTTGAGGAAATTGAAACTGCCGTATATGAAAGTGAAAGAGCAGGTAAATATGTTTGTGCACATGCCCATGGGGGAGAAGGAATTGATTTGTGCATTAAAGCGGGAGTTAAAAGTATAGAGCATGGAACACTGTTGACGGATAAACAGATTGAAAAAATGATAAAAAATAATATGTGGCTTACAATAACTTCCTTTATAATATTTTCCGATAAAGGAGTGGGATATGGAGACAGAAATAATTCTAAGATACGAGAAAAATTGGAAAAAGTCCGAGATATAGCAAAAGAAAATTACAGCAGAATAGTAAGTTCAGGGATTAATTTTGTTTTAGGTACGGACAGTATGCATGGCTGCCTGCCTGAGGAGGTAAAATTTGTTACAGATTTGGGAGTTTCAAATATAGAGGGAATCAAAGCAGTAACCGGCAGAGCCGCAGAGGCTTGCGGGATAGATGAAATAGGGACAATAGAAAAAGGAAAAATTGCGGACTTGATTATATTGAAAAGAAATCCTGTTGAGGATATTGAAGCATTAAAAGAAATATTTTTAATTATTAAAAAAGGTAAAATAGTAGAAGATTACTTATAA
- a CDS encoding nitroreductase family protein translates to MNVKEAITNRMSIRSFTKGEVSNEMILEILRAGNCAPTAGNIQPWEFIIVREHLTKKEIVNTTFLGKDEQKGIPQKWMLLAPIFIVICADVDRSYNKYGEKSLKTLIYLDCSACIENMLITIVDLNLGSCYVSGFREKELSQILKLPANVIPIGILPVGYPNGMSIKRPKIDVESKIHYEWYNKK, encoded by the coding sequence TTGAATGTAAAGGAAGCGATAACTAACAGAATGAGCATAAGGTCATTTACTAAAGGAGAAGTGTCAAATGAGATGATCTTGGAAATTTTAAGAGCAGGCAATTGTGCGCCTACAGCAGGAAATATTCAGCCTTGGGAATTTATTATTGTTAGAGAGCATTTAACAAAAAAGGAAATAGTAAATACGACATTTCTTGGAAAAGATGAACAAAAAGGTATTCCTCAGAAATGGATGCTTTTAGCACCGATTTTTATAGTAATATGCGCAGATGTTGACAGATCATATAATAAATATGGAGAGAAATCGTTGAAGACATTAATATATCTTGATTGTTCAGCATGTATAGAAAATATGCTTATAACAATAGTCGATTTGAACCTTGGAAGTTGTTATGTTTCCGGATTTAGAGAAAAGGAGTTATCACAAATTTTAAAATTGCCGGCAAATGTTATTCCCATAGGGATTTTACCTGTGGGATATCCCAATGGTATGTCTATAAAGAGACCTAAAATAGATGTTGAATCAAAAATACATTATGAGTGGTATAATAAAAAATAA
- a CDS encoding dipeptidase, whose product MGIKSAYKGYKAYDYLGPEDYKHFELCDGLNRVEEYLVPLSEDEEKRVKKLAKDLIIISLHEHPVLFPKDLTKLDEYAREGRERAAYEALSHSYLDAVFDNMMDGTCTITSKSGWKWDEVLYDLGIRLCDLAHQDFVIRCEKVDDIIRAHREGKIALIPSIEGAAMIENELDRIDILYGFGVRLMGVAYSEANGLGSGLKEDRDGGLTAFGKRAVERMNKVGIAIDCSHCGVQTTLDVIEASQKPIFLTHVGARALWESRRLFPDEVLKACAEKGGVIGIEAAPHTTLTYNNREHSIVSFMEHFEYVKNLVGVDHVAFGPDTLYGDHVGLHHAYAGHLSTKSTQGTHDYNEVEYVKGLENPTETSKNILRWLVKENYSDSDIEKILSGNILRALNEVWI is encoded by the coding sequence ATGGGTATTAAGTCAGCATACAAGGGTTACAAGGCATACGACTACCTTGGACCTGAAGACTATAAACACTTTGAGCTTTGTGACGGACTAAACAGAGTTGAAGAATATTTGGTGCCTCTTTCGGAAGATGAGGAAAAAAGGGTAAAAAAACTTGCAAAAGATCTTATCATTATATCTTTACATGAACATCCGGTGTTATTTCCAAAGGATTTAACCAAATTAGATGAATACGCCAGAGAAGGAAGAGAAAGAGCTGCTTATGAAGCCTTATCTCATTCTTATTTGGATGCCGTATTTGATAATATGATGGACGGTACATGTACAATAACATCTAAAAGCGGATGGAAATGGGACGAAGTGCTTTATGACTTAGGAATAAGGCTTTGCGACCTTGCCCACCAGGATTTTGTAATAAGGTGTGAAAAAGTAGATGATATAATTAGGGCTCATAGAGAAGGAAAAATAGCTCTTATACCAAGTATTGAAGGAGCCGCCATGATAGAAAACGAGCTTGATAGAATAGATATACTCTATGGATTTGGGGTTAGGCTCATGGGAGTTGCATATAGTGAAGCTAACGGTTTGGGTTCCGGGCTTAAAGAGGATCGAGACGGAGGATTGACTGCTTTTGGAAAGCGAGCAGTGGAGAGAATGAATAAGGTTGGAATAGCCATAGATTGTTCTCACTGCGGAGTGCAGACTACTCTTGATGTAATTGAGGCAAGCCAAAAACCCATATTTTTAACTCATGTAGGGGCAAGAGCTTTATGGGAGAGCAGAAGGTTATTTCCGGATGAAGTATTAAAAGCATGTGCTGAAAAGGGCGGAGTAATAGGAATTGAAGCGGCACCTCATACTACCTTAACTTATAACAACAGGGAACACTCCATAGTTTCCTTTATGGAGCATTTTGAATATGTAAAGAATCTTGTGGGAGTTGATCATGTAGCCTTTGGGCCGGATACTCTATATGGAGATCATGTTGGGCTTCATCATGCCTATGCGGGTCATCTGTCAACAAAGAGTACTCAAGGCACTCATGACTATAATGAAGTAGAATATGTAAAAGGGTTAGAAAATCCTACGGAAACTTCAAAAAATATTTTAAGGTGGTTGGTTAAGGAAAATTATTCTGACAGTGATATTGAGAAAATACTTTCTGGAAATATTTTGAGAGCCCTTAATGAAGTGTGGATATAG